In Nitrososphaera sp., the following are encoded in one genomic region:
- a CDS encoding aminotransferase class III-fold pyridoxal phosphate-dependent enzyme, with translation MGKIKIATRLPGPKARKVMGLMKRNCYDSTFTYPLVVSNGKGSVIVDVDGNRYLDFTSNIGSCPLGYSHPAILQVLSRYSKNGAHKIAGQDFYCEEHAALSADLLSIFPKGFKSFFINTGAEAVENSIKIAWRKTSFETPSRLPGISCINAFHGRTIGALTFTFSKPVQKFHMPELPVLRIKFCTRDDDPAVEDCEKILAERKAAFILVEVIQGEGGYNFASKKFIQKLRTLADSHEVPLILDEVQSGMGRTGRWWAFEHYGVEPDIVPVAKALQVGAVGYRAELDPGERGALSSTWGGGARIDLAVGSAIIKAIKKERLLQNACRMGEKLVQGLKELAASGVGERAIVEVRGIGLMVGIEFASKEIRDEVLAKSFKKGLLLLPAGQKSMRVIPPLIVDKEEIEEATGILGESLR, from the coding sequence GCAAGGGCTCGGTCATAGTCGATGTGGATGGCAACAGGTATCTGGATTTTACCTCAAACATCGGGTCATGTCCCCTTGGTTATTCGCACCCCGCAATCCTTCAGGTCCTGTCCAGATACTCGAAGAACGGTGCCCACAAAATAGCAGGTCAGGATTTTTACTGCGAGGAGCACGCGGCGCTTTCTGCAGACCTGCTTTCAATCTTTCCCAAAGGTTTCAAGTCATTCTTTATCAACACCGGGGCGGAAGCTGTCGAGAACTCGATCAAGATTGCGTGGCGCAAGACTTCTTTCGAAACCCCATCCAGGCTGCCCGGCATTTCATGCATCAACGCCTTCCACGGCCGGACCATTGGCGCGCTCACTTTTACCTTCAGCAAGCCCGTTCAAAAGTTCCACATGCCAGAACTTCCTGTCCTTCGCATCAAGTTCTGTACTAGAGACGACGACCCTGCAGTCGAGGACTGTGAAAAAATCCTCGCGGAAAGAAAGGCCGCATTCATACTAGTCGAGGTCATCCAAGGGGAAGGCGGATACAACTTTGCCAGCAAAAAGTTCATTCAAAAGCTTCGTACACTGGCTGATTCGCACGAAGTTCCTCTCATCCTAGACGAGGTCCAGTCTGGGATGGGTAGAACGGGCAGATGGTGGGCTTTTGAACACTATGGCGTCGAGCCGGACATCGTTCCAGTCGCCAAAGCCCTTCAGGTCGGGGCGGTCGGGTACAGGGCCGAACTTGACCCAGGCGAGCGGGGGGCGCTTTCAAGCACCTGGGGAGGTGGGGCTCGAATAGATCTTGCTGTCGGTTCCGCAATAATCAAGGCAATCAAGAAGGAAAGGCTCTTGCAGAACGCTTGCAGGATGGGGGAAAAGCTTGTCCAGGGGCTGAAAGAGCTCGCCGCAAGCGGAGTTGGTGAGCGGGCCATCGTCGAAGTACGGGGAATCGGTTTGATGGTGGGTATTGAATTTGCCTCAAAGGAGATTCGTGACGAAGTACTGGCAAAATCGTTCAAGAAAGGGCTTCTGCTTCTTCCGGCAGGGCAGAAATCAATGAGGGTGATACCTCCTCTAATAGTCGACAAGGAGGAGATTGAAGAGGCCACTGGCATCCTTGGCGAATCACTTCGCTAG